Proteins from a single region of Primulina tabacum isolate GXHZ01 chromosome 5, ASM2559414v2, whole genome shotgun sequence:
- the LOC142547376 gene encoding AT-hook motif nuclear-localized protein 10-like isoform X1 — MSETTSMTNREQFTGASTLYPGPVQASVASQPHLDHDMRMGYATEGMTATYRPMDSPPPFQSISAGATKQVMNSAASEQKRKRGRPRKYGVDGGVASGQQPIDVAMQQSQTFSPQAAPPSMLQQDSHLLPLGGSASPTSKKTRGRPPGSKNKKRRAQALGSTGIGFVPHVINVMAGEDVSSKIMAFSQNVPRAACILSCSGVISDVTLHQAATSGGTATYQGRFDILSLSGSFLLSEISGQKSRIGGLSITLSGSDGRVFGGCVAGLLIAASPVQVIVGSFLADGRKELKSANHMESLFALPKANLGGASGANSSPSRGTLSESSGGPASPLNLHGISSMPWK; from the exons ATGTCTGAAACAACCTCGATGACAAACCGTGAGCAGTTCACCGGAGCTTCAACTTTGTATCCGGGCCCGGTGCAGGCCTCGGTGGCTTCACAGCCACATCTGGATCATGACATGCGCATGGGCTATGCAACCGAAGGCATGACCGCCACGTACAGGCCAATGGATTCGCCGCCGCCGTTCCAGTCTATCTCTGCCGGCGCCACGAAGCAAGTGATGAACTCGGCTGCCAGTGAGCAGAAACGCAAGAGAGGGAGGCCCAGGAAGTATGGGGTTGATGGCGGCGTGGCTTCTGGACAGCAACCCATTGATGTCGCGATGCAACAGTCACAGACTTTCTCTCCACAGGCGGCGCCTCCATCGATGCTGCAGCAGGATTCCCATCTACTACCACTGGGTGGATCGGCTTCTCCCACGTCCAAGAAGACCAGAGGCAGACCTCCTGGTTCAAAAAACAAGAAGCGACGGGCCCAAGCTTTGg GTTCGACTGGTATAGGATTTGTACCTCATGTTATCAATGTAATGGCTGGAGAG GATGTATCTTCAAAAATAATGGCATTTTCTCAGAATGTTCCAAGGGCTGCTTGCATCCTATCTTGCAGTGGTGTTATATCAGACGTTACACTCCATCAAGCTGCAACATCTGGTGGAACTGCAACTTATCAG GGGCGATTTGACATTTTGTCCCTCTCTGGCTCATTTTTGCTGTCTGAAATCTCTGGCCAAAAAAGCAGAATTGGTGGATTAAGTATAACGTTATCTGGATCTGATGGAAGGGTTTTCGGTGGTTGTGTGGCTGGTTTGCTTATTGCCGCTTCCCCTGTGCAG GTAATAGTTGGAAGTTTTCTCGCAGATGGTCGAAAGGAACTGAAATCTGCAAACCACATGGAGTCTTTATTTGCTCTGCCAAAAGCTAACTTGGGTGGTGCTTCGGGTGCCAACAGCTCACCATCTCGAGGAACTCTCAGCGAATCCTCTGGTGGGCCTGCAAGTCCTCTCAATCTCCATGGCATTTCCAGCATGCCATGGAAATGA
- the LOC142547376 gene encoding AT-hook motif nuclear-localized protein 10-like isoform X2, which produces MSETTSMTNREQFTGASTLYPGPVQASVASQPHLDHDMRMGYATEGMTATYRPMDSPPPFQSISAGATKQVMNSAASEQKRKRGRPRKYGVDGGVASGQQPIDVAMQQSQTFSPQAAPPSMLQQDSHLLPLGGSASPTSKKTRGRPPGSKNKKRRAQALGSTGIGFVPHVINVMAGEDVSSKIMAFSQNVPRAACILSCSGVISDVTLHQAATSGGTATYQGRFDILSLSGSFLLSEISGQKSRIGGLSITLSGSDGRVFGGCVAGLLIAASPVQMVERN; this is translated from the exons ATGTCTGAAACAACCTCGATGACAAACCGTGAGCAGTTCACCGGAGCTTCAACTTTGTATCCGGGCCCGGTGCAGGCCTCGGTGGCTTCACAGCCACATCTGGATCATGACATGCGCATGGGCTATGCAACCGAAGGCATGACCGCCACGTACAGGCCAATGGATTCGCCGCCGCCGTTCCAGTCTATCTCTGCCGGCGCCACGAAGCAAGTGATGAACTCGGCTGCCAGTGAGCAGAAACGCAAGAGAGGGAGGCCCAGGAAGTATGGGGTTGATGGCGGCGTGGCTTCTGGACAGCAACCCATTGATGTCGCGATGCAACAGTCACAGACTTTCTCTCCACAGGCGGCGCCTCCATCGATGCTGCAGCAGGATTCCCATCTACTACCACTGGGTGGATCGGCTTCTCCCACGTCCAAGAAGACCAGAGGCAGACCTCCTGGTTCAAAAAACAAGAAGCGACGGGCCCAAGCTTTGg GTTCGACTGGTATAGGATTTGTACCTCATGTTATCAATGTAATGGCTGGAGAG GATGTATCTTCAAAAATAATGGCATTTTCTCAGAATGTTCCAAGGGCTGCTTGCATCCTATCTTGCAGTGGTGTTATATCAGACGTTACACTCCATCAAGCTGCAACATCTGGTGGAACTGCAACTTATCAG GGGCGATTTGACATTTTGTCCCTCTCTGGCTCATTTTTGCTGTCTGAAATCTCTGGCCAAAAAAGCAGAATTGGTGGATTAAGTATAACGTTATCTGGATCTGATGGAAGGGTTTTCGGTGGTTGTGTGGCTGGTTTGCTTATTGCCGCTTCCCCTGTGCAG ATGGTCGAAAGGAACTGA